In Setaria viridis chromosome 5, Setaria_viridis_v4.0, whole genome shotgun sequence, the genomic stretch GTTCCTTAATGCTGTTGCTTTGTTTTTCAATCACATTGTAATTCAATAACAGCAATATGATACTTTCTATACGATTTTAGGTGAACTCTTGGTTGCTTGATTTGACGAACTCATCCCAAGGAGCTGTTAGGAAGAATGAGCAGTATTGATGTTATTGATACGTACAACTAGACTACTCCCGGCAATAGGGAAAGAAATCTTAAGCAAGTCAAGGACAAGTGGCACAATATTAATAGATGGACTGACCTTTTCCACAATGCTTGGATAAAGGCTCGAAGAGTTTTCACTAGTAGATACAATGATCAAATGTGGATTGATAAGGTACATCACTTCTATATGGAAGACAATGAACTTGGACCTTTTGTTTTAATGGATGTGCAGTATACTGTCAAAAATGAGGCAAAGTGGGTAGCATACAACGATGGGCTAAAAGCAGCACGTAAACAAGGAAGTGGTGGGTAAAGATTCAGATGTTGTAGATGTTAAGGAGAATGTAGAATGCCCTAAGCCAATTGGGCAAAAACAAGCTAAAAAGGCCGTCAAGGAAAATAAAACCAAGTTCAAGCTTTGTGACAATGATATTGAGGAGCTCCATACACTAGGAAGAATCCAATCTGAAGATCATGCAAAACGGGTTAAGGTATTGGAAGTACAGCATAAGTTATCATCTGACAAGCTTGAAGCAGCAAAGCTTGCTCATCTTACAACAAAAGAGTAAAAATAAGGCAGCAAAAGATCAAAAGGAAGCAAAAAGGTATGAAGCTGAAGCTAGAATGTTTAAGACCTATAACTGTCTTCTCTCGCAAGATGTAGGACTAATGTCTGATGAAGAAAAGGCTGATCATGCAGCAACAATGAAGCATTTGAAGAAGAAATTATTTGCTGAATTTAATTAAGGTATGCTTTAATTACTCTAAAACATCCGGACTAATTTCTGAAACATGATATGTAGCTATCCTTCTGAAACCTCCTACAGAACATGCCTTTAGTTTAGTTTCAGTAGAAGTTCAGAAACATAATTTGCAGTTTAGAATTTTCAGTACTCATTGGTTTAGTTTAGTTTTCCAATTACATGTGTGAAGAAAAAATGTATACATTATGCCTACTGAAAGCTTTGTTTCTCTCCGAAACTAGCATTGCCCTCTACTTACTGTgatgagaaattttagaactTGGGACTCAATTCTTCTACTAATTGTGATCCATTTGCAGATGCTAGGATCATGCCCAATTTGCATGTTGCAACCACATCACGAGGAGTACCTAATGAAGAATAGAATTTTTCATGCCATACCTATCCTGCTGGAAGCAAATCATCTCAAGTTGGAAATGGAAGAGGTGATGGTGTTGGTAGGGATGAAGAGTTGACAGCATAGAAAGAAATGTGTTTGCATTATTCTTAGATCCATCATTTTAATGCTTGTGTTGCTGTGCAATCTTTTGGTCACAACTTGGTTCATGACTCGCACTGCTCTGATTCTAGAGCAAAATCTGTTTTATACTTGATCAATTTTATACAAGCAAAATCTGTTTTAAACAAGCAACAAAATGGCTACACACATCAATTTTATACTTGATCACCATGATTTATATACCCATGAATGGATTAAATACTTCGCAGACAACCTAATAAACAAATCTCTGTACAAGTTGTCTGTTTCATTGTCTATATGTGACATGGCATGCACAAAAAGATACCAGCTGTCTAAACTGTTGAACATGCCCTTATATGTGGCCcatctaaattgtaggtcgttgtatgcacctaaatatagtgtatatctagatgtatagaaatatctatgaacctagaaaagttaaaaacaacctataatttaaaatggaggaagtagcaAATAAGGCTGTGATGACAACGATGGTAGAGACAAATGGTTGATAGATCTCTCAATGTTACAAAATCGCCAAGTTTGAACGTTAACGTGCCATCTGGACGTGACCTTGAACTTTACTAAGCTCGACATGATATTTAGGGCTCGTTTGATATGGCTTAGGGGGGTTTTGGCTTCGTAGATGTAGCAGTATTGTAGCAGACAGAGCTGAAGCTCTGGGAAGCTACTTATTTGGGTTTCATGGGCTTCACCTCCTTCCTAGTTGATTTCGAGATCTCGGTATCCATTCCAACTTCGTTCTACAGGAACGCATAGTGCTAAATAGTACGTGTTATTGTAGTGCGAAGCTGAAGCCCCTCTTGCCTAAGGCGTGCCAAAAGAGCCCTAGTCTACTTGGTTATCCGGTGAGCTAAACAATTACGTGGTCCAATAGGAGGCGGTGTGCCGTGCCCAAGTCCACATCAAGTGTCCAACTCAGGTCAGCACGTACCCACCTGTCTTGTGGACCCCACGTTCACTAGACGCCATCACAACCCATGTGCTACTCGGCCCAGCCCAACACGACCGAACCGGCCCAAGGCGCAAACCTGCAGGCGCGCAAACAGAATACACAAACCTGGAGGCGCCGAACATGATCGAACGAGCGCCCAAGAAATTTCGAAAAAATTGGTGAAAAAGTGCGACGAGAGCTGCAGAACCCTATCCATGGCCAGAGAGGCGGGAGGAGATCCCAGAGCGTGGTTGGCCGTAGacgagacggcggcggccttcATCTCCCGCTCCCTCGCCTCGCGCCCCCCAATcatcctcccgccgccgctccaccgtGCGCCGCTCCGCCCGGGCAACGTCGTCGAGATTGCCGGCCCGTCCAACTCCGGCAAGTCTCACCTTCTTCTCATGGTAAGCTAAGAGCCGACGTTTATACCCTTttggtcaaaaaaaaaaaaatgatgcaaatggCACCAACATGGCGACACGCTTGCAGTATTAGTATTTTGAGTGTCTTCAGTAAATTTCCACTGGTTTTGGTCTCTGAGCGTATTGCcatgaaattagaaaaaaaCCTATGGGCTGTATCGTGTATGATCGACTGTGTAATGCAATGTAGATTAAGTGCTATATTTAGTATCGGAGATCTGCAGGACTTTCAGGAATTTGGGCAACTTTGGTAGGCAACAATACTTTCCAACATTGGCGATGTTGAAGCACAGGGGTCTTTCTGAAAATAGGGAACATAAGTGTTCGATCTTCTTCACTTCAGACTTACACAATTGCAATGCTCTAAATGGGAGGCTCCTTTTTGGGAAAACAAAGTACTAGGCTGGGAGTGATgctcaagaaaaaaaacatgatttGCTTTCTGTTTTCTTTGGGAAGCTAATCAGTGTGTGCTTGGTATCTTAGGCTGCAGTGCAGTGCATATTGCCAAAGGAATGGGAGGGCATCTACTTTGGGGGCCTGGGGAAGTCAGTCATGTACTTGGACCTGGACTGCCGATTTGATGTGTTGCGGCTGGCTCAAATTCTGAGGAATCGAATTGCTGAGGGTCAGGAAGTTACACTTACTCAATTTTGCACTACTGACTTAACACCAGTGCTGCATATGCAAGAGCCTTGGTTCTATGTAAACATTTTATAGGCTTTCTAATTTCATCAATCAGCACTGCACATCATGGAGCCCCTTTCACATTTGATAGGTTTTGCACATCTGAGAAATGGAGGCCTTGAAAAGGATGGCACCAAGGACGAATTTCAGTGTTCTTTTGAAAACACGCTGTTCTCTGATTGCATGCAGCATTTCTTGTATGTCCGTTGCTACAACAGTTCTGAATTTACAGCTGCTTTGAAGGCAAGTTCTCTGTTGGCATGCTCATATATATGTTGCTCACCACTTGCTTGAGCTGATGTtaaccaaaaaaaaagtgagAATCGTATAACTGCTGGTCTTATCTTAATCGTATCATTTCTGACCTATGGAACCTCTGGAAAGAACTtgctgaatttttcatggtgcATAATTGGTCAGCTTTAAAAAGGTTCCACGGTTAGCAGTACATTTTATTTCTATTGGCCACACATGTAACTTTGTACTTCGAGTTTTTTCCACCTGAAGCGATGATATTTGCTGACAGACAAAAATCATACATCTTACACAGTTAGCAGCACAACCTTCTGAAATGAATTTTGAGGTTTTCTTTTGTTAATCTTGTCCAACAAAATTGGATTTCACTAGATACAAAGATACAAATGTGACAACCATCATGTAGCACTGGATTACTAAAACTGATTTCACTCTCTCCACCATACGCTCAATCATCTTATTTCCTGTACTCCAGACTCCAAGCTCAATATTCCAGAAATAATATAAAAATTACCCCTCCAGACTGAATTACATATTTTAGATCTGCACGCACAAGAAAGGAGTATATAATAAATTATTTGACACATTTTGTCCTGTTTAACTCTTTAAAACACCACTGTGATTAACTTAGGGGCATTTGGTGGAAAATGAAACCTGGCAATCTACTTCACATGCTTAGATAAATCATATCGTCATTTATAAGATGCAACTGTTCTTATTTCTCTGGTTTCATTTACTTACAGACTGTACAGTCTCAATCAAGGAGTGAAGTTCTTGGTGTCGGTATATATTTTGTTATGATAGACAGGTATCTCATCACATATCTTGTGTGGATTGTATTCTATACTAGACCCGTTGCATCTTTTGCACTGATTGGTCCTATGATAGTTATCTGCTTATCTTTGTTTCATAGAAAATAACAATTGACATTTAGGatcctttcctctcttttttttccttcaaaaagCAGATAGCTTTGCTTATCTTCTTCTGTATTTTCATTCCTTTGTTAACCTTTTGATACTTTCCCTTTTTTGCAGCATTGGTGCTTTCTACTGGATAGATCGTGCTTCTCAACCTGTCCGAGAGAGTAAAGGGTGATTTCAAAATTGTAGATTCGGCATACATGTTTTGTTTGGTTGTCGTTTCATCTATGAAGTCATTGTTGACATGTGACTAACCAAAAGAACATTCTACTCTACTTTGTTCTAATGATCTTTCCTGCATATATGAGTAGGACAGCACTTTCTtctgaaaaaaaaggagagcGAGTAGTCTGGCTAGGAAATTTAGCCACTACAATACTGTTTTCATATGAAAATAATGTGACAGACTGACAGTTACATCATGTTATAGAAATGCTAAGTGCTAACAGGCAGCGATGGTACCAAATTCTATTTTAACCGAATCAGTTCAGTTTTCAGTTCCTTTTATGTATTTTATCTCTGCACTTTTGGTCAATTACTATTATTGATGCAGGAAGTCACTGCAGAGCGTTACTGAAACTGTTGTCCACGAGATACGCACGTTTTTGCAACTTCAACCTGCATTGGTGTTGGTCACGAAGGCACCCATTTATGCAGAAGGCACTACAACAGCAAATGACTTCAATAGGTAATCAACATTCCAGCCTCACTTTTCTATAGgcaattttattttgaaaatttgTATCTTGTGGTGCCATGTAACTGTAGGATGTTAGAACTGTATATCATCCATAATCTTTCTAAGTATTCTTTCTAATTAGTGCTATGCTCTCAGTTCAAGCACTAGATCATTTGGTAAATGTTTAATCTCTTTGCAAGCTTGAGATTATTAAACACAGAGATTATATTTTCTTATTTCGACCTTGGGATTTAGCAAAGTTTGATACCTGtcattcaacaatttaatttgGTTGCAAAATTGTAGTATAAAATACTCATTAGATCATTACCGTTCTTGTACATTTCAATAAATTGTTTATCTCCAGGACAATtgcattgtttttttctttgaaatacAATCTGGGCAGCTCACCTGAAAGTGTTAGGTGCTTCTTTTTATGTTATTTAGGGGTTCTTCGAAGTACAcgctggaggattcaaccgttTTGAGATATTCAAgacaggaggaagaaagaactCTCTCTTATCGGGAATATATGCCATCAATATGGCAGGTCTGTGATAAATTGGTGCTTAATTTCAATTTTTATGTACTCATCTATACAATGTCAATTTGCCTTTTTCTATATATTGGAACCATAACTGCAAAACAGGCTAAAATTTATCTGAAATTGTGTTCTTTGCAGTCCTTTGTTACACACAGGATAAATCTGCAAGGTACAGGTTGTTAATTATATTATATATGATTTATAATTTACTCTTTTGGTCACTGCAAtcctatttattttattttacagTAGAAGAAGCAGAAGTTCCCTCTGTGCAGGAAAATGGGGTGCATTCTACACATACTTCTGAGTGGGTGCAACCTTCCCTTAAAACAAAGGAGAAGTTTTCTATTGTGGATGTAAGATGTTTGCTACTCTTGTTCCTTTGCTTATTCGTAACATATCAATTTCTCTAATATGGTGTAAACTCTTTTGAGTGGTACCACATTTGTTTTAACTGAGATTATTCCTTTTCACTTTTCAGGATGGTGTTATCCTTATACAGTGAATTGTGCTGATGAATATGTCCAACCTCactaaaacctttgaaaagaAGTACGCACACCTACGGGATATGCTGTGTTAGTATCTCTATCTTGATTCCCTGGTACTGTATTGCGCACACACAGAAGTGTAGAACCCTGTAGGGCTGAGTGTAGATGCCTACTTTTGTAGTGCAAAGATACGGTTCTATTTTTTCTCCAATAATACCAACAACTGGCAAATGATTCAAACATGCAAGACTTCTTAACATATAGTGGACTGAGTAACTTTAGTCTTCTACTGATGTATGGTTTCCTAGTTTCTAATATTTCCCCTTTGTGTGTCTTACTTGGCACTTTCAAATCTTTCATCTTTTTCGCGTACCTCTCGGTGTTCTTTTATGTCACCATTTGAATGTTTTGATAGGCTTGCAGGTTTCATATCAGCTTAGCATATTTGTTGTTTCGCACATATGTGCAGTGTTATAAGCCGGACACTCTAAATCACAGTACATGGCATTATGTTTTCATGGTACATGGCCATTTAACAACAAACAATTAACTACACATGAATTTGACTTCCACTTTCATCAGCATGTTTGTTCATTTGTTAATACACAGATGTGAAACTATTTTGAACTTTTCTTGTTTCCTCACACCAAATGTACAATTGCCATGACTTGATTTTAATTCTGCTGCAATTGCTAAGTATAATCCTAAAGGCAAAAATAAACTCACGTAAACCAttgttgcaaatttgcaatagTAGAAGAATGTCACACACATTAATAAAACATAAACTTGATAGTTGAATAAAATGATGGGTTAGCCTTTTATTTCTTGGCTTTGGTGTTTGGCATTACATAGTGAGACCTGGCATTATAATCTATAACATTCCTGGGAAAAGCAAGCCATTTTCTTTATACAAACATTTGTCTGGAGTCTGGACCATTGGCTGCCTTGTACCAATGTCATCCAAACTTAAGCATTTGTTTATTCCAAGTGCATGAGATTTCTGTTCCTGTAATCATTAGGAGGTACACGAGATCCTTTCAAAACAAGGAAGTGCACGAGATACATTACCAGTCATGAGGAGAATTAAAAGGCATAGGATGCAGAGACACTAAAGCATCAGGTACTCAGGTATGGCCTTGATCCCAAAGAGAAGATGAAAAACACCATCCAGTAGGTCATGTTGCTTCCTGGTGACACACCTGTGTGAGTTGCTTCCTCAGTTCAGAATGATTTTAAGGGTTAATTAATGTTGGAACTCATCCTGTGGCCAGCAATGAGAAGACCTTTCATTTGAGTCCTGAGAAGTCGGGAAACTCATTTTCATATAGCATAAATAGTTCAATTTGACATTCTGATTTATTCAAGGCCAGCTGATTGGTTGGTTACTGTGAAAACATTCACTATGATTATCTAATAAGTTTTTATTACTAGTTCATTGTCATATTCTCTGTATTGTCATTTACTATGCAAAACTTTGTTGTTGAAACATCTCGTTTTATGCTGTGAATCTTTACATGTTTCCTAGATAGAAGTTTGTTCTTTTCCCGTGAGTTCCTACTCAAGATTTAATAGTTATATTGGTTGTACTTTATCCTTTTTGTCAATGTCCTTGCATGTTCTTAAGTTCCAGCTAGTGTTTCCCGCTCCTTTTTCTAGGAAAAGATGTACTCTTTTTGGTGATCACAAAGTTACTGTACCTTTCATTGTTGTTGCGGTCATTTTCTCTGCCACTTTGGCACTGTGTTTTTTCCCCATCTTTTGTTAATTGTTGTTTGTCAATCAGCATGCCAACCAATGTTGTAGTTATTTGAATTGTAACGTCAACGATGAAGGTGAGACCAAAGCCGCCATTGGCAGTGGTCAATTTCTGCCGGCCTTCCACACTGATGATGAGAGAACATGTCATTTTCTGTTTTCAGCTTATATGCACAAGTGGCCTACTTAAGAATTATGATGGCGTCATCGGTATATTTAATCATGGTTATGTGTTCGTGACAGGAATGAAACTGCTGTAATgcatatatctatatctatatatatatatatttggtaCAAATTTCGTTTGCCGGTCATTATTCATCAAATGTCCTCTTCGCGTTATGCATCAACCCTGTGCATCAGGTCACGTCATGGATCGCAATTTGTGTAAAGCAGAGTTTCCGTTAAGCTTGTGTTTTAAAGTGTGAATTAAACTTTTAAGCATTATGGAGACGATATTTCCTGGACCTTTTGATCTGTCAGAATAAAAAAGTAGACGATGCATTCCTTTTTGCAGTAAGCCTGTTGCTTTAAAGTGACTGCAGGCGGCTGGAGCTCACACAATCCTCGTGCACCCGTGCAGGGTTACATCCAAAAGCTCCATCTCGTGCGAGATTTAAGCGCGGTTAGTTTTCAGCCATCAAAGTGTGCTATGGTATTCTCTTCAAAAAAAAGTGTGCGATGGTAAATAGTGCATACTGGTATATTTCGTTTTGGACGGCGAGAGAAAGTTCAGGTAAAATTCCCATGTTCAGATGAAACCCGAACCTCGTTTCTGCTTCCCACGATCCCAATCGCCCAACCAGCTTGCTGGAAGCGGACCGTGTGTGTCTCATCATTGGGAAGCCAGGAAGCTGCCAGTACTGCAATATGGAAGCAGGAGAATCAGAGATGCGTCTCCGCGTTACGCCATGGATTCAGATTTCAGACCGTCCGAGCTGCAACCTCGTGCCATATGTCGATGCACTACTCGTCAGTCGTGCAGACAACTCAACCCAGGACAGCTGACATCACAACATTGCAAGAGTCCATTACGGGCATCTTGTAATTTGTATGCTAATTGTCTTTTGCTCGGCCGGTCTAGTTAGCCGTCAGCAAGTTCGCACAAATGCATGCTCCGAGAGGCCTGGAGTCTCCTTTCGTCCAACCAACGGCTGCTGCTGTATTAGGAGAGGCTTTCATGATATCTACCTGATGTCACGATAATAGCGAAAGAAACATCATTTTGGTTACTGATCGATCCGTCTCAGTCAGGTGTCTCCAATTCAGATGATTAGATCAAATGAGCCTTTCAATTCTCAGACAAAATAATAGCAGTTCCGCGGCTTCGTTTTCGCGTTGTTGACCTTCAAGTCAAGGTGTTACCTTGGCTGTTCCAGGAAGGGAATCTTAGATTCAATGCTCTTCTTCAGCCGTCAATACGGGCCAGATTCCTATTCGTAAGGCAAATTGAACTGAAACCTGTCATGTTTACACGCACTTGCTCTAAACGCTCCGGCCTTATTCTAGGCTCTGCTGGTGTATTTGCATATGTAACGGCGTCTCGCTATAAAACCTGTGATGTTTACACGCACTTGCCGATTAATCTACGCGTTCCAGCCAGCTACAGAGGGCCCTGCAACAAGGCTGAGCCTGAACCTGATCCGCTCGACACGGATTCTGCATTGCTGCTACGTTTTCTAGTCTGAGGTTCACGGTCACGATGGATAGGCCCAAGCGAGCAGCCGAGCACCCGACAAGAAACGTCCAGCCAGGCCGAGGAGAAGGAGATCCTCAACCAGCCAAGCAGAACTCGCAATTCCATCGCTTAAACTAGTTCAGAAGCGAGCAAGCGCAAGAGCACAAACTCGATGAAGAGGCCTTGGTCACTTGGCGCCAGAGTCTTACATGATTGGGGTCCTTCAAAACCGATGCCCCGCGCTTGGATTCTTCCCTCGCCTCCCCCCATCCCCACTGGCCCAACTCATTCCCTTCAGCCTAGGTTCTAGCTCCTCTCCTTGATCCACTCACCGGCGCTCTCGCTGCTCTCGCCCAACAGTGAACACACCAACGATGCCCCACGCGTGAGCCGCTCCCTATATAACACGGCGGGAGCCTGGCCTAGAAGAGCCTCATCGATCACCAGTGCCGGTGCCGCCCACTATctccgcgaccgccgccgcacACTAGCTAGCTGATcgatcgtcgtcgtcgctcccggCCGACCGAAGATGAGCATCGACGACCCTTTGTTGTACAACATGACGTCGGGGTACCTGCCGGGCATCGGCGTACCGCACTGGCTGAACAAGGGCGACAATGCGTGGCagatggtggcggcgacgcTGGTGGGCCTGCAGAGCATGCCGGGTCTGGTGATCCTCTACGGCAGCATCGTCAAGAAGAAGTGGGCCGTCAACTCGGCCTTCATGGCGCTCTACGCGTTCGCCGCCGTCTGGCTGTGCTGGGTCACCTGGGGCTACCAGATGTCCTTCGGCGAGAAGCTGCTCCCGTTCTGGGGCAAGGCCGGGCACGCGCTCAACCAGGGCTCCCTCCTCGCCCAGGCCGCCCTCCCGGCGACCGAGCACCACTACCACGGCGGCACCGACATCGAGACCGCCGCGATCACGCCCTTCTACCCGCAGGCGTCCATGGTCTACTTCCAGTGCGTCTTCGCCGCCATCACGCTCATCCTGCTCGCCGGATCCCTGCTCGGCCGCATGAACTTCAAGGCCTGGATGCTCTTCGTCCCGCTCTGGCTCACCTTCTCCTACACCATCGGCGCCTTCTCCATCTGGGGCGGCGGCTTCCTCTTCCACTGGGGCGTCATGGACTACTCCGGCGGCTACGTCATCCACCTCTCCTCGGGCGTCGCGGGGTTCACTGCAGCCTACTGGGTCGGGCCCAGATCCACCAAGGACAGGGAGAGGTTCCCGCCGAACAACGTCCTGCTCatgctcaccggcgccggcatCCTGTGGATGGGCTGGGCCGGGTTCAACGGCGGTGACCCTTACTCCGCCAACGTCGACTCCTCCCTCGCCGTGCTCAACACCAACAtctgcgccgccaccagccTCCTCGTCTGGACCTGCCTCGACGTCATCTTCTTCAAGAAGCCCTCCGTCATCGGCGCCGTCCAGGGCATGATCACCGGCCTCGTCTGCATCACTCCCGGTGCAGGTACGGTATAAAAGACTCAGTCCACTATATCTACGTGCACATCACTTGTCATTAGCTGTTGTTCATTGGAGTAGTAGCTAATCTGATAAGTTTGGAGTAGTAGCTAATCTGATAAGTTAATTGCAACGCGGCAGCGAGCATATATCGCTCGATGCATCAATTTTTTGCCACGTACGAAATTAGCAGGTTAAAATTAATGCAAGTCGTTGAGATAGACTGGGCTGATGTTTCTGCCCGCCGAAAATACACTGCAACCATTTCTATCTTGTGATTCTTCACGGATGCACAGCACTGAATCTACCCTCTTTTGACCCGTCCGTCAGCGTGTACCAGTGAATCCAGGATTCGGCATCACGAGCCAATTCACTTTAGAGAGTGCTGTAGTTTATCTAGAAAACTGCTATCAACAAAGTCCAACACTTTGTCTAATAACCAACTGCTAAACGACACAAATATGACACCCAAATTACTTTGTCTCGAGTGCTCCGTAGTGTTTCCCTAGCTCAACTGAGGAAGTTTGGGAAAATATGCGGAAAAAGCAGCTTAGATTCCATGAACGAGGTAGGACTGTCGTCTGAACAAAAGTTACCTCTGCACGTGTGGAAGATTCATATCAACTAGCAAGAAAGACCATATTTTTTCTAAAGCTTTTTCGCACCATGATAGCGTCAGTGCTGTAGTATACCATGCTTTTAAGTCTGAATGTTTCTACTAGGAATCT encodes the following:
- the LOC117854478 gene encoding DNA repair protein XRCC2 homolog isoform X1 gives rise to the protein MAREAGGDPRAWLAVDETAAAFISRSLASRPPIILPPPLHRAPLRPGNVVEIAGPSNSGKSHLLLMAAVQCILPKEWEGIYFGGLGKSVMYLDLDCRFDVLRLAQILRNRIAEGFAHLRNGGLEKDGTKDEFQCSFENTLFSDCMQHFLYVRCYNSSEFTAALKTVQSQSRSEVLGVGIYFVMIDSIGAFYWIDRASQPVRESKGKSLQSVTETVVHEIRTFLQLQPALVLVTKAPIYAEGTTTANDFNRGSSKYTLEDSTVLRYSRQEEERTLSYREYMPSIWQSFVTHRINLQVEEAEVPSVQENGVHSTHTSEWVQPSLKTKEKFSIVDDGVILIQ
- the LOC117854478 gene encoding DNA repair protein XRCC2 homolog isoform X2, which codes for MAREAGGDPRAWLAVDETAAAFISRSLASRPPIILPPPLHRAPLRPGNVVEIAGPSNSGKSHLLLMAAVQCILPKEWEGIYFGGLGKSVMYLDLDCRFDVLRLAQILRNRIAEGFAHLRNGGLEKDGTKDEFQCSFENTLFSDCMQHFLYVRCYNSSEFTAALKTVQSQSRSEVLGVGIYFVMIDSIGAFYWIDRASQPVRESKGKSLQSVTETVVHEIRTFLQLQPALVLVTKAPIYAEGTTTANDFNRGSSKYTLEDSTVLRYSRQEEERTLSYREYMPSIWQSFVTHRINLQEEAEVPSVQENGVHSTHTSEWVQPSLKTKEKFSIVDDGVILIQ
- the LOC117855803 gene encoding ammonium transporter 3 member 1; protein product: MSIDDPLLYNMTSGYLPGIGVPHWLNKGDNAWQMVAATLVGLQSMPGLVILYGSIVKKKWAVNSAFMALYAFAAVWLCWVTWGYQMSFGEKLLPFWGKAGHALNQGSLLAQAALPATEHHYHGGTDIETAAITPFYPQASMVYFQCVFAAITLILLAGSLLGRMNFKAWMLFVPLWLTFSYTIGAFSIWGGGFLFHWGVMDYSGGYVIHLSSGVAGFTAAYWVGPRSTKDRERFPPNNVLLMLTGAGILWMGWAGFNGGDPYSANVDSSLAVLNTNICAATSLLVWTCLDVIFFKKPSVIGAVQGMITGLVCITPGAGLVQGWAAILMGIVSGSIPWFTMMVVHKRSRLLQQVDDTLGVFHTHAVAGFLGGATTGLFAHPDLCPMFLPVTNSRGAFYGSGIQLVKQVGGALFIISWNVVVTSLVCLVVRLVVPLRMPDDELAIGDDAVHGEEAYALWGDGEKYDSTKHGWYSDNDTQHNKAPSGVTQDV